One stretch of Roseovarius mucosus DNA includes these proteins:
- a CDS encoding bifunctional alpha/beta hydrolase/OsmC family protein, with amino-acid sequence MPTERLTFPGHAGHDLVARLDLPEGPHLATALFAHCFTCSKDIPAARRIAARLAGAGIAVLRFDFTGLGHSGGEFENTSFTSNVVDLERAAEALAKRGMAVNVLIGHSLGGAAVLAAAGRIKSARAVVTIGAPYDPGHVTQNFGDALERIEAEGVAEVRLGGRGIRIGRGFVEDVRAEVLGPKITGLRKALLVLHAPRDAVVGIENASEIFRAAKHPKSFVTLDGADHLISRAGDAEYAADVIAAWVPRYLDMRVPAPPPGAPEGVVRVSEADADGFLQDVNAGPAHHVLADEPVAYGGTDRGMSPYGFLAAGLGSCTSMTIRMYARRKGWLLDHVSVDVCHDKVHAQDADARGEAKVDVFTRVIRLEGDLSAAQREKLREIADKCPVHRTLEKSSRVETRVVEIG; translated from the coding sequence ATGCCCACCGAACGCCTGACGTTTCCCGGCCATGCAGGCCATGATCTTGTGGCGCGGCTTGATCTGCCGGAGGGGCCACATCTGGCGACGGCGCTGTTTGCGCATTGTTTCACCTGTTCCAAGGATATCCCGGCCGCGCGGCGGATTGCGGCACGGCTGGCGGGGGCGGGAATCGCGGTGTTGCGGTTTGATTTCACGGGTCTGGGGCATTCGGGGGGCGAGTTCGAGAACACGTCTTTTACGTCGAATGTTGTGGATCTGGAGCGGGCGGCAGAGGCCTTGGCAAAGCGCGGCATGGCGGTGAATGTGCTGATCGGGCACAGTTTGGGCGGCGCGGCGGTTCTGGCCGCTGCGGGGCGGATCAAGAGCGCGCGGGCGGTTGTGACGATTGGCGCGCCCTATGATCCGGGCCATGTGACGCAGAATTTCGGGGATGCTTTGGAGCGGATCGAGGCTGAGGGTGTGGCTGAGGTGCGGCTGGGCGGGCGCGGTATTCGCATTGGGCGCGGCTTTGTCGAGGATGTGCGGGCCGAGGTGCTTGGCCCGAAGATCACGGGACTACGCAAGGCGCTGTTGGTGTTGCACGCGCCACGGGATGCGGTCGTGGGGATCGAGAATGCCTCAGAGATTTTCCGGGCGGCGAAGCATCCCAAGAGTTTTGTCACGCTGGATGGGGCGGATCATCTGATTTCCCGCGCGGGGGATGCCGAATATGCGGCGGATGTGATTGCTGCCTGGGTGCCGCGCTATCTGGATATGCGCGTGCCCGCGCCACCGCCCGGAGCCCCAGAAGGCGTGGTGCGGGTGAGTGAGGCAGATGCAGACGGGTTCTTGCAGGATGTCAACGCAGGCCCCGCGCATCATGTGCTGGCCGATGAGCCGGTGGCCTATGGCGGCACGGATCGGGGCATGTCGCCTTATGGGTTTCTGGCGGCGGGGCTTGGGTCTTGTACCTCGATGACGATCCGGATGTATGCGCGGCGCAAGGGCTGGCTGCTGGATCATGTGAGTGTCGATGTCTGCCATGACAAGGTGCATGCGCAGGATGCGGATGCGCGGGGCGAGGCCAAGGTGGATGTCTTTACGCGGGTGATCCGGCTGGAAGGGGATCTGAGCGCGGCGCAACGCGAGAAGTTGCGCGAGATCGCGGATAAATGCCCGGTGCATCGTACGTTGGAGAAATCATCGCGCGTCGAGACGCGGGTGGTTGAGATCGGCTGA
- a CDS encoding GGDEF domain-containing protein, with product MRRQIESAGDVRRFAALICLGVLIVDTLLRDLALLPGALTAVMIAAPLAYAMGQRLRANQRHAQALEHALHHDSLTGLRSRASLRAGVPGDTARPCAVIVADIDHFKRFNDCHGHAAGDLALRHFAQLLRENCRAGDLVARLGGEEFVILMPMTSPANALRAANRMARRIRQGPVFLDTGPQTLTASFGVAALLPGDTLDAGLQRADRALYRAKGAGRDRACLHDPALDAGPGQTGATQIHHNP from the coding sequence ATGCGCAGGCAGATCGAATCGGCGGGCGATGTGCGGCGCTTCGCAGCGCTGATCTGCCTTGGCGTGCTGATTGTCGACACTCTGCTGCGGGATCTTGCCCTGCTTCCCGGCGCGCTCACGGCCGTGATGATCGCGGCCCCCCTCGCCTATGCCATGGGCCAGCGTCTCCGGGCAAATCAGCGGCACGCGCAGGCTCTCGAACATGCGCTGCACCACGATTCCCTCACGGGCCTACGAAGCCGCGCCAGCCTGCGTGCCGGCGTGCCGGGCGACACCGCGCGCCCCTGCGCCGTGATCGTGGCCGATATCGACCATTTCAAACGCTTCAATGATTGCCACGGTCATGCGGCGGGCGATCTCGCCCTGCGCCACTTTGCGCAGCTCCTGCGGGAAAATTGCCGCGCGGGCGATCTAGTGGCACGCTTGGGCGGCGAAGAATTCGTGATCCTGATGCCGATGACCAGCCCGGCCAATGCCCTGCGCGCCGCCAATCGCATGGCCCGCCGCATTCGGCAGGGCCCGGTCTTTCTCGACACCGGCCCGCAGACCCTCACCGCCAGCTTCGGCGTCGCGGCGCTCCTACCGGGCGACACGCTCGACGCGGGCCTGCAACGGGCCGACCGCGCCCTCTACCGCGCCAAAGGCGCCGGGCGCGATCGCGCCTGCCTCCACGACCCGGCGCTTGACGCAGGCCCCGGACAGACCGGGGCCACCCAAATCCATCACAATCCGTGA
- the dddP gene encoding dimethylsulfonioproprionate lyase DddP: MNRHYRDTRKIDPSRGLTLGDGTPNDADRVEIGPTQLAYGEWAAAGLELPDLPAMRQFRWKRLTAAIGARDYAGLLMFDPLNIRYATDSTNMQLWNTHNPFRAVLLCADGYMVIWDYKNSPFLSRFNPLVREARSGADLFYFDRGDKVDVAADVFARDVAALLAEHCPGNRRLAVDKVMLHGLRALEAQGLTIMEGEEVTEKTRAIKGPDEIKAMRCASHACEAAVAEMERFVRRAVPGGGVSEDDIWAVLHAENIRRGGEWIETRLLASGPRTNPWFQECGPRIVQNNEIVAFDTDLIGSYGICVDISRTWWIGDARPRPDMVAAMQHAHEHIQANMALLRPGVTIPELIAGCHRLEEKYQAQKYGCMMHGVGLCDEWPLVAYADKAVAGAFDYALEPGMVLCVEALVSEAGNDFSIKLEDQVLITETGYENLTRYPFDAALMGAA; encoded by the coding sequence ATGAACAGACATTACCGCGATACCCGCAAGATCGATCCAAGCCGTGGCCTGACGCTGGGCGATGGCACGCCCAATGACGCCGACCGGGTGGAGATTGGTCCCACACAGCTGGCTTACGGCGAATGGGCGGCGGCGGGGCTGGAGCTGCCGGACCTGCCGGCAATGCGGCAGTTTCGATGGAAGCGTCTGACGGCGGCGATTGGAGCGCGGGATTATGCGGGCCTTTTGATGTTCGATCCGCTCAATATCCGCTATGCGACCGACAGCACCAATATGCAGCTGTGGAACACGCATAACCCGTTTCGTGCCGTGCTGCTCTGTGCCGATGGCTATATGGTGATCTGGGATTATAAGAATTCGCCGTTCTTGTCGCGGTTCAATCCGCTGGTGCGCGAGGCGCGGTCGGGGGCGGACCTGTTCTATTTCGACCGGGGCGACAAGGTGGATGTGGCCGCTGATGTCTTTGCCCGCGATGTGGCGGCGCTGTTGGCGGAACATTGCCCCGGCAACCGGCGGCTGGCGGTGGATAAGGTGATGCTGCACGGGCTGCGCGCCTTGGAGGCGCAGGGGCTGACGATCATGGAAGGAGAGGAGGTTACGGAAAAGACCCGCGCCATCAAGGGACCCGACGAGATCAAGGCCATGCGCTGTGCGAGCCATGCCTGCGAGGCGGCGGTGGCGGAGATGGAGCGGTTTGTCCGCCGTGCGGTGCCGGGGGGCGGGGTCAGCGAGGATGACATCTGGGCGGTGCTGCATGCCGAGAATATCCGGCGTGGCGGTGAGTGGATCGAGACGCGCCTGTTGGCGAGTGGGCCGCGCACGAACCCGTGGTTTCAGGAATGTGGGCCGCGCATTGTGCAGAATAACGAGATCGTGGCCTTTGATACCGATCTGATAGGCAGTTACGGCATTTGTGTCGATATCAGCCGGACCTGGTGGATCGGCGATGCGCGCCCGCGCCCCGATATGGTGGCCGCCATGCAGCACGCGCATGAGCATATTCAGGCGAATATGGCGCTGCTGCGGCCCGGTGTGACGATCCCCGAGTTGATCGCGGGCTGTCACCGGCTGGAGGAGAAGTATCAGGCGCAGAAATACGGCTGCATGATGCATGGCGTGGGTCTGTGCGATGAGTGGCCGCTGGTTGCCTATGCAGATAAGGCGGTGGCGGGTGCGTTCGATTACGCGCTGGAGCCCGGTATGGTGCTTTGTGTCGAGGCGTTGGTGAGCGAGGCGGGCAATGATTTCTCGATCAAGCTGGAGGATCAGGTTCTCATCACCGAGACTGGTTATGAGAACCTGACGCGCTATCCGTTCGATGCGGCATTGATGGGGGCCGCTTAA
- the hemE gene encoding uroporphyrinogen decarboxylase, whose protein sequence is MPAQKTILRALAGETLPTPPIWMMRQAGRYLPEYRATREEAGDFLSLCYNSDLATEVTLQPIRRYGFDAAILFADILLLPQALGADLWFVTGEGPRLSTITDRAGLEKLKPVAEIHETLNPVYQTVRNLAGALPKETTLIGFAGAPWTVATYMIAGRGTPDQGPAHALKAENKEVFEGIIERLTEGTIEYLSAQIEAGAEVIKLFDSWAGSLKGDDFENYAVAPAKRIISELKARHPGIPIIAFPREAGDNYRGFHAKTGADCVAVDDSVSAQWAAENVQKDGCVQGNLKSSHMVTGGEALVRETRAIVDAFAKGPHIFNLGHGITPDANPDNVQLMIDTVRGG, encoded by the coding sequence ATGCCCGCGCAAAAGACCATTCTGAGAGCCCTCGCAGGGGAAACCCTGCCCACACCACCGATTTGGATGATGCGGCAGGCGGGACGCTATTTGCCAGAATATCGGGCGACACGGGAAGAGGCGGGCGATTTCCTTTCCTTGTGTTATAACAGTGACTTGGCGACCGAAGTTACCTTGCAGCCGATCCGCAGATACGGGTTTGATGCAGCGATCCTGTTTGCCGATATTCTGCTTTTGCCACAGGCGCTTGGGGCGGATTTGTGGTTTGTGACGGGGGAAGGGCCGCGGCTCTCGACGATCACGGATCGGGCGGGATTGGAAAAACTGAAGCCCGTGGCGGAAATTCACGAAACATTAAATCCTGTGTATCAGACTGTGCGCAACCTTGCCGGGGCCTTGCCGAAGGAAACGACGCTGATTGGATTCGCGGGCGCGCCCTGGACGGTGGCGACCTATATGATCGCCGGGCGCGGCACCCCGGATCAGGGGCCTGCCCATGCGCTGAAGGCTGAAAACAAAGAGGTTTTTGAGGGGATCATCGAGCGGTTGACCGAAGGCACGATTGAATATCTGTCGGCCCAGATTGAGGCTGGGGCGGAGGTGATCAAGCTCTTTGACAGTTGGGCCGGGTCGCTGAAAGGTGATGATTTCGAAAACTATGCGGTCGCACCGGCCAAGCGGATCATTTCCGAGTTGAAAGCGCGGCATCCGGGGATTCCGATCATCGCCTTCCCACGGGAAGCGGGCGATAACTATCGGGGATTCCACGCGAAAACCGGGGCAGATTGTGTTGCCGTGGATGATTCGGTGAGCGCTCAATGGGCGGCGGAGAATGTGCAAAAAGACGGCTGCGTTCAGGGGAATCTCAAGTCTTCCCATATGGTTACGGGGGGTGAGGCGCTGGTGCGTGAGACCCGTGCCATTGTCGATGCTTTTGCCAAGGGGCCGCATATTTTCAATCTTGGTCATGGCATCACGCCCGATGCGAACCCCGACAATGTGCAGCTGATGATCGACACGGTGCGGGGCGGCTGA
- the hemC gene encoding hydroxymethylbilane synthase has protein sequence MTRDLPTPSHPLKIGTRGSPLALAQAFETRARLGAAFDLPEEAFEIVVIKTTGDQIIDRPLKEIGGKGLFTREIEQAMLTGDIDIAVHSMKDMPVLQPEGLLLDTYLPREDVRDAFVSPTVASLADLPAGSLVGTSSLRRKAQVLVAYPHLEVVEFRGNVQTRLKKLEDGVAACTFLAMAGLNRLGRSEVATCAIDADVMLPAVAQGAIGIERRADDTRAAEMLAAIHHKETGQRLVSERAFLAALDGSCETPIAGLAELNGTTLRLRGEILRPDGSESLTDDQSAPIEDGAELGRAMAAKLLAQAGSGFFDWRS, from the coding sequence ATGACACGTGATTTGCCCACCCCGTCCCACCCGCTCAAGATCGGCACCCGCGGATCGCCCTTGGCGCTTGCGCAGGCCTTCGAGACGCGCGCGCGTCTTGGCGCAGCCTTTGACCTGCCGGAAGAAGCCTTTGAAATCGTTGTTATAAAAACAACGGGCGATCAGATCATCGACCGCCCCTTGAAGGAGATCGGCGGCAAAGGGCTGTTCACCCGAGAGATTGAACAGGCGATGCTGACCGGCGACATCGACATCGCCGTCCACTCGATGAAGGACATGCCCGTCCTGCAACCCGAAGGCCTCTTGCTCGACACCTACCTGCCCCGAGAGGACGTGCGCGATGCATTTGTGTCGCCCACCGTGGCCTCTTTGGCCGATTTGCCTGCAGGCTCCCTCGTCGGCACCTCGTCCTTGCGGCGCAAAGCCCAAGTTTTGGTCGCCTACCCGCATCTCGAGGTCGTCGAATTTCGCGGTAACGTGCAGACAAGATTGAAGAAATTAGAGGATGGTGTGGCTGCCTGCACGTTCCTTGCCATGGCGGGGCTCAACCGTCTTGGCCGCTCCGAGGTCGCCACCTGCGCCATCGACGCCGACGTGATGTTGCCCGCTGTGGCCCAGGGTGCCATCGGCATCGAACGCCGCGCCGATGATACCCGCGCCGCCGAAATGCTGGCCGCCATTCACCACAAGGAAACCGGCCAACGCCTTGTTTCAGAACGGGCTTTTCTTGCTGCCCTTGATGGTTCTTGCGAGACGCCGATTGCCGGTCTGGCAGAACTCAACGGCACCACCCTGCGCCTGCGCGGCGAAATCCTGCGCCCCGATGGCAGCGAGAGCCTGACAGACGATCAATCCGCCCCGATCGAGGATGGGGCCGAACTTGGCCGCGCCATGGCCGCGAAACTGCTTGCGCAGGCTGGTTCGGGATTTTTTGATTGGCGCAGCTAA
- a CDS encoding FAD-binding oxidoreductase, with protein MTGSNPAILNEITAIVGPAYVATGAEAARWSQDWPGLTQWSPLAVVRPATTGEVAAVVRLANARRVPIVPVSGNTNLVKGTVADSALMLSLDRMSAIREIRAEARVAVVEAGVILATLHAAAAEQDLIFPLSFGARGSAMVGGVLSTNAGGSNVLRYGTTRDLCLGLEVVTPTGDVMNLMSALHKNNSGYDLRHLMIGAEGTLGIITAAVLKLFPRPKAYATAMVAVPSVGVALRLLNRLQDETGGAVEAFEYMPRSFLAALLQRFPQMRPPFEKAHDVNVLVELGARAPRDVTPDAAGAVPICAHLEAVLAGFYDEGLILDAVVAQSEAQRAEIWARREASAQILRVRKPVVENDIAVATDRMEELIARIESVSKALDPNIENTGVAHLGDGNLHYVGWPSREDPALCRAVQEAVEREVIALGGSFSAEHGIGLSKLPAMAEHKDPAALAMMRAIKAAVDPNGIMNPGKLIPDQ; from the coding sequence ATGACAGGTAGTAACCCCGCAATTCTGAACGAGATCACCGCGATTGTTGGCCCGGCGTATGTGGCAACCGGCGCAGAGGCCGCGCGGTGGTCGCAGGATTGGCCGGGGCTGACCCAGTGGAGCCCTCTGGCGGTGGTGCGGCCTGCCACGACGGGCGAGGTTGCGGCAGTGGTACGGCTGGCCAATGCGCGGCGCGTGCCGATTGTACCGGTGTCTGGCAATACCAACCTTGTCAAAGGAACGGTGGCAGACAGCGCGCTGATGCTGTCGTTGGACCGGATGTCGGCCATCCGCGAGATCCGTGCAGAGGCGCGCGTGGCGGTGGTGGAGGCCGGGGTGATCCTTGCGACGTTGCACGCGGCGGCGGCAGAGCAAGACCTGATTTTTCCGCTGAGTTTCGGGGCGCGCGGATCGGCGATGGTGGGCGGCGTGCTCTCGACCAATGCGGGCGGCTCGAATGTGCTGCGCTATGGCACTACACGCGATTTGTGTTTGGGACTGGAAGTGGTCACGCCCACTGGCGATGTGATGAATTTGATGAGTGCGCTCCACAAGAACAATTCGGGCTATGACCTGCGCCATCTGATGATCGGGGCCGAAGGCACGCTTGGAATTATCACGGCGGCGGTGCTGAAACTTTTTCCGCGCCCCAAGGCCTATGCGACGGCAATGGTGGCGGTGCCATCGGTTGGGGTGGCGTTGCGGCTGCTCAATCGGTTGCAAGATGAGACAGGCGGTGCGGTGGAGGCGTTTGAATATATGCCGCGGTCGTTTTTGGCGGCGCTGTTGCAGCGGTTTCCACAGATGCGACCGCCATTTGAAAAAGCCCATGATGTCAATGTCTTGGTCGAGTTAGGTGCGCGGGCGCCGCGGGATGTGACACCGGATGCCGCAGGGGCTGTGCCAATTTGCGCGCATCTCGAGGCGGTTCTGGCGGGGTTTTACGACGAAGGGCTGATTCTCGACGCGGTCGTAGCGCAGAGCGAGGCGCAGCGGGCGGAAATCTGGGCCCGGCGCGAGGCCTCGGCGCAGATCTTGCGGGTGCGCAAACCGGTGGTCGAGAATGACATCGCTGTTGCAACGGACCGGATGGAAGAGTTGATCGCGCGCATTGAGAGTGTGAGCAAAGCCCTTGATCCCAATATAGAAAACACTGGCGTGGCGCATCTGGGGGATGGCAATCTGCACTATGTCGGCTGGCCCTCGCGGGAGGATCCGGCGCTCTGCCGGGCGGTGCAAGAGGCGGTGGAGCGCGAAGTGATCGCCCTTGGCGGCAGTTTCTCGGCGGAACATGGCATTGGCCTGTCGAAACTGCCCGCAATGGCGGAGCACAAAGACCCCGCCGCCCTTGCAATGATGCGCGCAATCAAGGCGGCGGTGGATCCGAACGGGATCATGAATCCCGGAAAGTTAATTCCAGATCAATAG
- a CDS encoding DUF1989 domain-containing protein, translating into MPPPLNTIPARRGKATRLNAGEAIRIINTHGAQVVDTWAFSADDMGEFMSMEHIRPTLGRIFPTAGDALVTNRRRPILMFEEDSSPGRHDTLIAACDDYRYGLLGCTDYHDNCTDNLHAALRQLGLSSPETPSPLNLWMNIPVDAAGHTSWGTPLSKPGDHVVLRAVMDCVVAMSACPQDILPINGAACVPTEAHFEIVGR; encoded by the coding sequence ATGCCCCCACCCCTCAACACCATTCCCGCCCGCCGCGGCAAGGCCACGCGCCTGAACGCCGGAGAGGCCATTCGCATCATCAACACCCATGGCGCGCAAGTGGTGGATACCTGGGCCTTCAGCGCCGATGACATGGGCGAATTCATGTCGATGGAGCATATTCGCCCCACCCTTGGCCGCATCTTTCCGACAGCGGGCGATGCGCTTGTAACGAACCGCCGCCGTCCGATCCTGATGTTCGAAGAAGACAGCTCTCCGGGCCGCCACGATACCTTGATTGCCGCCTGCGATGATTACCGCTACGGCCTATTGGGCTGCACCGACTATCACGACAATTGCACCGACAACCTGCACGCCGCCCTGCGCCAACTGGGCCTCAGCAGCCCCGAAACCCCCAGTCCTCTGAATCTCTGGATGAACATCCCCGTCGATGCAGCGGGGCACACCTCTTGGGGCACACCGCTCAGCAAGCCGGGCGATCACGTGGTGCTGCGCGCGGTGATGGATTGCGTCGTGGCCATGTCAGCCTGCCCACAGGACATCCTGCCGATCAACGGGGCCGCCTGCGTGCCGACCGAGGCGCATTTCGAGATCGTGGGACGATAA
- a CDS encoding universal stress protein, with the protein MADKIIALVDGSMYSASVCDHAAWIAQRTGAPVEVLHVLGRREGAETSDLSGSIRLGARTALLEELAALDSQRAKLVAHRGRAILEDARALLEAAGVTEITTRLRHGDIVETVAEVEHEARVILIGKRGEAADFAKGHLGSNLERIVRACHKPVFVAARAFRPIEKVLLAYDGGTSAMKAVDHIARSPLFVGLRVHVVTVGTATPEAKKGLEDARALLAAAGIQAETDVVTGQPESALGKLVDEAGFDMVVMGAYGHSRIRSLIIGSTTTEMVRSCKVPVVLLR; encoded by the coding sequence ATGGCAGACAAGATCATCGCCTTGGTGGATGGCTCGATGTATTCAGCCTCGGTCTGTGACCATGCGGCCTGGATTGCACAGCGCACGGGGGCGCCGGTGGAGGTGTTGCATGTGCTTGGGCGACGCGAGGGGGCCGAGACCTCTGACCTCTCGGGGTCGATCCGTCTGGGTGCGCGCACGGCCCTGTTAGAGGAGTTGGCGGCGCTGGATTCGCAGCGGGCCAAGTTGGTGGCCCACCGGGGGCGGGCCATTCTGGAGGATGCGCGCGCCCTGCTGGAGGCGGCGGGCGTGACGGAGATCACCACGCGGCTGCGTCATGGCGATATTGTCGAGACTGTCGCCGAGGTCGAACATGAGGCGCGCGTCATCCTGATCGGCAAGCGGGGCGAGGCGGCGGATTTCGCCAAGGGGCATCTGGGATCGAACCTAGAGCGGATCGTGCGCGCCTGTCACAAGCCGGTGTTTGTCGCGGCGCGTGCGTTTCGACCCATCGAGAAGGTGTTGCTGGCCTATGATGGCGGCACCTCTGCGATGAAAGCGGTGGATCACATCGCGCGCAGCCCGCTTTTTGTCGGGCTGAGGGTGCATGTGGTGACGGTGGGCACGGCCACGCCTGAGGCCAAGAAGGGCCTGGAGGATGCCCGCGCGCTGTTGGCGGCGGCGGGCATTCAGGCGGAGACCGATGTTGTGACCGGTCAGCCGGAGAGCGCGCTTGGCAAGCTGGTGGACGAGGCCGGTTTCGATATGGTGGTGATGGGTGCCTATGGGCACAGCCGCATCCGCAGCCTGATCATCGGCTCGACCACGACCGAGATGGTTCGGTCGTGCAAGGTGCCGGTTGTGTTGCTGCGGTAA
- a CDS encoding SulP family inorganic anion transporter, translated as MISIDAYRAQWFGNIRGDLLSGLVVALALIPEAIAFSIIAGVDPKVGLYASFSIAVITAITGGRPGMISAATAATAVLMVTLVRDHGLEYLLAATVLAGLIQIGMGVLRLGFVMRYVSKSVMTGFVNALAILIFMAQLPELDPRSVTWITYVLVAAGLGIIYLFPLVTKAVPSPLVTIIVLTALTLTLGLDVRTVGDMGALPDTLPVFLIPDIPLSFETLMIILPYSVAVAVVGLLESLMTQNIVDDLTDTKSNRSQEMVGQGIANTATGFIGGMAGCAMIGQSIINVKSGGRGRLSSFVAGLFLLILVVGLGDLVSLIPMPALVAIMIMVSVGTFSWSSIKNLREHPRSSSVVMIATVVTVVYTHNLAIGVLVGVLLSGIFFAAKIAQLFRVTSEISKDGRERIYRVEGQLFYGSVEDFMNAFDFREALERVVIDVSAAHIWDISSVQALDMAVLKFRRDGAEVEIRGMNTASETLVDRLAEHDKPGAIDKLMAH; from the coding sequence ATGATTTCAATAGATGCCTATCGGGCACAATGGTTTGGCAATATCCGGGGCGATTTGCTGTCTGGTCTGGTGGTGGCGCTGGCGCTGATCCCCGAAGCGATTGCCTTTTCGATCATAGCAGGCGTGGACCCCAAAGTTGGGCTTTATGCGAGTTTCTCGATTGCGGTGATCACGGCGATCACGGGTGGGCGGCCCGGTATGATTTCGGCGGCCACGGCGGCGACGGCGGTGCTGATGGTGACGTTGGTGCGCGATCACGGGCTGGAATATCTGCTGGCGGCAACGGTTCTGGCGGGGCTTATCCAGATCGGAATGGGGGTGCTGCGGCTGGGGTTCGTGATGCGCTATGTGTCGAAATCGGTGATGACCGGCTTCGTCAATGCGCTGGCCATTCTGATCTTTATGGCGCAATTGCCGGAACTGGACCCAAGGTCGGTGACGTGGATCACCTATGTTCTGGTGGCGGCGGGGCTGGGGATTATCTATCTTTTCCCGCTTGTAACCAAGGCGGTGCCGTCGCCGCTGGTGACGATCATCGTGTTGACGGCGCTGACCCTGACCCTTGGCCTTGATGTGCGCACGGTGGGGGATATGGGCGCGCTGCCCGATACGCTGCCGGTGTTCTTGATCCCGGACATCCCGCTCAGCTTTGAGACCCTGATGATCATCCTGCCTTATTCGGTGGCGGTGGCGGTTGTGGGCCTGCTGGAAAGCCTGATGACACAAAACATCGTCGATGATCTGACCGATACCAAATCCAACCGCAGCCAAGAGATGGTGGGGCAGGGCATTGCCAATACCGCCACCGGCTTTATCGGCGGGATGGCGGGATGCGCGATGATCGGCCAATCCATCATCAACGTCAAATCTGGTGGGCGTGGGCGGCTGTCGAGCTTTGTCGCGGGGCTGTTTTTGCTGATCCTTGTGGTGGGGTTAGGTGATCTTGTCAGTCTCATTCCGATGCCGGCCTTGGTCGCAATCATGATCATGGTATCGGTGGGCACGTTTTCGTGGTCGTCGATCAAGAACCTGCGCGAGCATCCGCGCTCGTCCTCGGTGGTGATGATCGCCACCGTTGTGACGGTGGTCTATACCCATAACCTCGCGATTGGCGTGCTGGTGGGGGTGCTCTTGTCTGGCATCTTCTTTGCCGCCAAGATTGCGCAACTGTTCCGTGTGACCTCTGAGATTTCCAAGGATGGGCGCGAACGGATCTACCGGGTCGAGGGGCAGTTATTCTATGGCTCGGTTGAAGATTTCATGAATGCATTTGATTTCCGTGAGGCGTTGGAGAGGGTCGTGATTGATGTGAGCGCCGCGCATATCTGGGATATTTCGTCGGTTCAGGCGCTGGATATGGCGGTGCTCAAGTTCCGCCGGGATGGGGCCGAGGTGGAAATCCGGGGTATGAACACGGCCTCTGAGACCCTCGTGGACAGGCTGGCCGAGCATGACAAGCCGGGGGCCATCGACAAGCTGATGGCACATTGA